The Rhodothermales bacterium genome window below encodes:
- a CDS encoding SDR family oxidoreductase, whose protein sequence is MIESPRFSLDDQVALVTGASKGIGWGLALALAGAGARVAVAARNGSALERLVEEIERAGGKGLAVPMDVRDVHAIASGVDRVVAEFGRLDILVNNAGLGFNHPAEEVSEADWDEMMAVNLKGLFFCCQAAGKVMLRQGAGRIVNLSSQAGLVGIRDHAVYCASKGGVNQLTRVLALEWGVRGVTVNAVAPTFIYTPGTAERLDDPAYLEGVLARIPIRRVGSIDDVAGAVIYLASPAGALVNGVVLPVDGGWTAQ, encoded by the coding sequence ATGATTGAATCACCCCGGTTCAGCCTCGATGACCAGGTTGCGCTCGTCACCGGCGCCAGCAAAGGCATCGGATGGGGGCTTGCGCTCGCCCTGGCCGGCGCCGGCGCGCGTGTCGCCGTCGCGGCGCGCAACGGGTCGGCGCTGGAGCGGCTGGTGGAGGAGATCGAGCGGGCGGGTGGAAAAGGGCTCGCCGTGCCGATGGACGTGCGCGACGTGCACGCCATCGCGTCCGGCGTCGACCGCGTCGTGGCGGAGTTCGGCCGGCTCGACATCCTCGTCAACAACGCCGGCCTGGGGTTCAACCATCCCGCCGAGGAGGTGTCCGAGGCGGATTGGGACGAGATGATGGCCGTGAATCTCAAGGGCCTCTTTTTCTGCTGTCAGGCCGCCGGCAAGGTGATGCTCCGGCAGGGCGCGGGGCGGATCGTGAACCTGAGTTCGCAGGCCGGCCTCGTGGGCATCCGCGACCACGCGGTGTATTGCGCGAGCAAGGGCGGCGTCAACCAGCTGACGCGTGTGCTGGCGCTCGAATGGGGTGTCCGCGGCGTGACCGTCAACGCCGTCGCGCCGACGTTCATCTACACACCGGGCACGGCCGAGCGGCTCGACGACCCGGCCTATCTCGAAGGCGTCCTGGCCCGCATCCCCATCCGACGCGTCGGTTCGATCGACGATGTGGCCGGCGCCGTGATTTACCTGGCCTCGCCGGCCGGGGCCCTGGTCAACGGCGTGGTACTCCCGGTCGACGGCGGCTGGACGGCCCAGTAG
- a CDS encoding M12 family metallo-peptidase, giving the protein MPHLLSRVVLSTLAALLIASCDTAPNPDNLATEVTLLVVYTRDAAEAAVDLNAYLQSAIAHTNIAFGNSRIPVVLTMVFAQEVDYTSTVPLQDLTYLVGQNDGVLDEVHTLRDQFEADIVAFITNDPQSTRNAAIMATPATAFVMAYWQDSAAPEYGLAHEIGHLFGARHTPDSDALDQPFAYGHGFRNATYRTIMANGTQTRVPHFSGPDQVYQGVVLGDSTERDVARAIRESAVYVSNFRGPQTETAFVPSGTWPVVNP; this is encoded by the coding sequence ATGCCCCACCTGCTGTCGCGCGTCGTCCTCTCCACGTTGGCGGCGTTGCTGATCGCCTCGTGCGATACCGCCCCCAATCCGGATAACCTGGCGACGGAAGTGACCTTGCTGGTCGTCTACACGCGCGACGCGGCGGAGGCGGCCGTCGATCTGAACGCCTATCTCCAGTCCGCCATCGCCCACACCAATATCGCGTTCGGCAACAGCCGGATTCCGGTCGTGCTTACGATGGTGTTCGCGCAGGAGGTCGACTACACATCGACCGTGCCACTGCAGGATCTGACGTACCTCGTCGGCCAGAACGACGGCGTGCTGGACGAGGTGCACACGCTGCGCGACCAGTTCGAGGCCGACATCGTGGCCTTCATCACCAACGACCCGCAGTCGACCCGGAACGCGGCGATCATGGCGACGCCGGCGACGGCGTTCGTCATGGCGTACTGGCAGGACTCCGCGGCGCCGGAATACGGTCTCGCCCACGAAATCGGCCACCTTTTCGGCGCGCGGCATACGCCGGACAGCGACGCGCTCGACCAGCCGTTTGCGTACGGACACGGATTCCGGAACGCCACGTACCGGACCATCATGGCGAACGGCACTCAGACGCGCGTGCCGCATTTTTCGGGTCCGGATCAGGTGTACCAGGGCGTCGTGCTTGGCGACAGCACGGAGCGCGATGTCGCCCGCGCGATCCGGGAATCGGCGGTGTATGTGTCCAATTTTCGCGGTCCGCAGACCGAAACAGCATTCGTTCCTTCCGGCACCTGGCCGGTGGTGAATCCCTGA
- a CDS encoding GNAT family N-acetyltransferase, whose amino-acid sequence MANDFYIRDAVEADLRRLTEVELEAAERFAALRNPPVAVDRCLPHALLLEGIQQRRLWVAVVPGHQVVGFAFAGHVGDAAFLNEIDVLPAFGRRGIGRALIDRVERWARACGYERLALTTFRDIPWNGPYYAGLGFCELTEEQVQGELVSVLEDERRHVLAGWARIAMMKTL is encoded by the coding sequence ATGGCGAACGATTTTTACATACGGGATGCCGTGGAGGCCGATCTGCGCCGGCTTACGGAGGTGGAGCTCGAAGCTGCCGAGCGGTTTGCCGCATTGCGCAATCCACCGGTCGCAGTGGATCGGTGCCTTCCGCATGCTTTGCTTCTGGAAGGCATCCAGCAGCGCCGGCTCTGGGTCGCCGTGGTTCCGGGGCACCAGGTGGTGGGCTTTGCGTTTGCCGGCCACGTCGGCGATGCGGCTTTCCTGAACGAGATCGATGTGCTGCCGGCGTTTGGGCGGCGGGGTATCGGCCGGGCCCTGATCGACCGCGTCGAACGCTGGGCCCGCGCGTGCGGATACGAGCGCCTCGCGCTGACGACGTTTCGGGACATCCCCTGGAACGGACCGTATTACGCCGGCCTCGGATTTTGCGAACTCACGGAGGAGCAGGTACAGGGGGAGCTGGTCTCCGTGCTCGAAGACGAGCGGCGGCATGTCCTCGCCGGCTGGGCGCGGATCGCGATGATGAAGACGCTATGA
- a CDS encoding M20/M25/M40 family metallo-hydrolase — MSSFSPRRFLYLLTACLLGTAQSSVGQTFPTEDPVIKNMWEVGIDGSQTEALAHELIDVHGPRLAGSQNLADAQQWLLDLYASWGIPARKEQYGTWNAWRQGILHVDMIEPRVQTLEAELLAWSPGTNGPVEGDVVMAPEGLTKETLPAWLSSIRGKFVMLSPPERMCRAMQELEANARPETIERLDSLRRADRIAWEERLKAVGPAFRREAIVDSAGAAGVLISRWSGGWGVNKIFSTSVSQGVGVDIGCEDYGLLYRLAAGGRPVRLRVEADAEPLGEVPQFNVIGQLTGTELPDEYVLLGAHLDSWHAGTGATDNGTGTITMLEAMRILKETYPNPRRTIVVGHWGAEEMGTIGSASFREDHPEVMEGLQAAFNQDNGTWRFEKIEGQGYLDADAHIPRWMAAVPTEISSHIALEMPGEQNNTGSDHSSFVCAGVPSFRLQSPYDEYRQYTWHTNRDTYDKIVFDDLKENATLAAMMAYMASEDPVRFGREQAQLPINPRTKEPRPWPTCRAPRRAPR; from the coding sequence ATGTCTTCTTTTTCCCCGCGTCGCTTCCTGTATCTGCTGACGGCCTGTCTACTTGGAACCGCGCAAAGCAGCGTCGGCCAGACGTTCCCCACCGAAGATCCCGTCATCAAGAACATGTGGGAAGTCGGCATCGACGGCTCGCAGACCGAGGCGCTCGCGCACGAACTGATCGACGTCCACGGCCCGCGTCTCGCCGGCTCCCAGAATCTGGCTGACGCGCAGCAGTGGCTGCTCGATCTGTATGCGTCGTGGGGCATCCCGGCCCGCAAGGAGCAATACGGCACCTGGAACGCGTGGCGGCAGGGCATCCTGCATGTGGACATGATCGAACCCCGCGTCCAGACCCTGGAAGCGGAGCTGCTGGCCTGGAGCCCGGGGACGAACGGTCCGGTGGAAGGCGACGTCGTCATGGCGCCGGAAGGGTTGACGAAGGAGACATTGCCGGCGTGGCTATCCAGCATCCGCGGTAAATTCGTCATGTTGTCGCCGCCCGAACGGATGTGCCGCGCGATGCAGGAGCTGGAAGCGAACGCGCGCCCCGAAACCATCGAGCGGCTCGATTCGCTGCGCCGGGCGGACCGCATCGCGTGGGAGGAGCGGCTGAAAGCCGTCGGGCCGGCCTTCCGGCGGGAAGCGATCGTGGATAGCGCCGGCGCGGCCGGCGTGCTCATCTCGCGCTGGTCCGGCGGATGGGGCGTCAACAAGATATTCAGCACCTCGGTGTCGCAGGGTGTGGGGGTCGATATCGGGTGCGAGGACTACGGCCTGCTGTATCGGCTCGCCGCCGGCGGTCGCCCGGTGCGCCTCCGCGTAGAGGCCGACGCCGAGCCGCTCGGCGAGGTGCCGCAGTTCAACGTGATCGGGCAGCTCACGGGCACCGAACTGCCCGACGAATACGTGTTGCTCGGGGCGCACCTCGACTCGTGGCACGCCGGCACCGGCGCGACGGACAACGGCACCGGGACGATCACGATGCTGGAAGCCATGCGCATCCTCAAGGAAACCTACCCGAACCCGCGCCGCACGATCGTGGTCGGGCACTGGGGCGCTGAGGAAATGGGCACGATCGGGTCGGCGTCGTTCCGGGAGGATCATCCCGAAGTGATGGAAGGTCTGCAGGCGGCCTTTAACCAGGACAACGGCACCTGGCGGTTTGAGAAAATCGAAGGGCAGGGCTATCTGGATGCCGACGCGCACATCCCCCGCTGGATGGCGGCGGTGCCGACCGAGATCTCGAGCCATATCGCCCTGGAAATGCCCGGCGAGCAGAACAACACCGGCAGCGACCACTCGTCTTTCGTGTGCGCCGGCGTGCCGAGCTTCCGGCTCCAGTCGCCCTACGACGAGTACCGCCAGTACACCTGGCACACCAACCGGGATACGTACGACAAGATCGTCTTCGACGATCTCAAGGAGAACGCGACGCTTGCGGCCATGATGGCGTATATGGCCTCGGAAGATCCGGTGCGATTCGGCCGCGAACAGGCGCAGCTCCCGATCAACCCGCGTACGAAAGAGCCGCGCCCGTGGCCGACGTGCCGCGCGCCGCGCCGGGCGCCGCGCTGA
- a CDS encoding aldo/keto reductase translates to MTYRTLGKTGFRISEIALGTWQVGGRWGTGFDHALADRILGEAIDRGINFIDTADVYGGGESEKAVGRAVRASGERIYVATKCGRQLKPHVDAGYTPAALRGFVEESLVRTGLDCLDLIQLHCPPTPVYYRPEIFETFDRLRDEGKILHLGVSVEKVEEALKAIEFDNVTSVQIIYNLFRQRPHDLFFARAAEKNVGIIVRVPLASGLLTGTLSASTTFAPGDHRQNNRQGEHFDRGETFAGIPYEAGLKAVERLKRLFPGTENLATVALRWVLMRPEVSCVIPGASRPEQVVANLSASQHPPLSPDAMASILQIYEEDIKSWVHPMW, encoded by the coding sequence ATGACCTACCGCACCCTCGGCAAAACAGGCTTCCGGATTTCAGAAATCGCCCTCGGCACCTGGCAGGTCGGCGGGCGCTGGGGCACCGGTTTCGACCATGCGCTGGCGGACCGGATCCTCGGCGAAGCGATCGACCGCGGCATCAACTTCATCGACACGGCGGATGTCTACGGCGGCGGCGAGAGCGAGAAGGCCGTCGGGCGCGCCGTCCGGGCGTCGGGCGAGCGCATCTATGTGGCCACGAAGTGCGGCCGGCAACTGAAACCCCATGTGGATGCCGGCTACACGCCGGCGGCGCTGCGCGGCTTTGTCGAGGAATCGCTGGTGCGTACGGGGCTCGACTGCCTGGACCTCATCCAGCTCCACTGCCCGCCAACGCCGGTCTACTACCGCCCCGAAATCTTCGAGACCTTCGACCGGCTCAGGGACGAAGGCAAGATCCTGCATCTGGGCGTCAGCGTCGAGAAGGTGGAGGAAGCCCTGAAGGCGATCGAATTCGACAACGTGACCAGCGTCCAGATCATCTACAACCTGTTCCGGCAGCGGCCGCACGACCTCTTCTTCGCCAGAGCGGCCGAAAAAAACGTCGGGATCATCGTCCGCGTGCCGCTCGCGAGCGGCCTCCTCACCGGGACCCTCTCGGCGTCGACGACCTTCGCCCCGGGCGATCACCGGCAGAATAACCGGCAGGGCGAACACTTCGACCGCGGCGAAACCTTCGCCGGCATCCCGTACGAAGCCGGCCTCAAGGCCGTCGAACGGCTCAAACGGCTGTTTCCCGGCACGGAGAACCTCGCGACCGTGGCGCTGCGCTGGGTCCTGATGCGCCCCGAAGTGAGCTGCGTCATCCCGGGCGCCTCCCGACCGGAGCAGGTCGTCGCCAACCTGAGCGCCTCGCAACATCCTCCCCTGAGCCCCGATGCGATGGCAAGCATCCTGCAGATCTACGAGGAAGACATCAAGTCCTGGGTGCACCCGATGTGGTGA
- a CDS encoding fumarylacetoacetate hydrolase family protein — translation MLAPDTPPASAARVLLENERAAAATDALVKGMPDLDRTQAYAIQLAALDQQLAAGDALIGWKMGGSRVTPANPTPDPSFAYMLASDRFEPGSTIDPARFVGGETQVEAEIGFIIGSDIPGPEVTMETLRASVKEVTGAIELISVRMRAMNEADAAPSTNHMIADALSNAGVIVGDTRAPVDVLDLAKEMARAEVNGEIMSSGAGRQIMGTTPWDALLWLANELPKHGHMLRAGEVVITGSMIDNPTVGAGDRAEVVFEHLGRIGLSLTP, via the coding sequence ATGCTGGCACCGGATACGCCGCCGGCTTCGGCGGCGCGCGTGCTGCTGGAAAACGAGCGTGCCGCAGCGGCGACCGATGCCCTGGTCAAGGGAATGCCCGACCTGGACCGTACGCAGGCGTACGCCATTCAGCTCGCGGCCCTCGACCAGCAGCTCGCCGCCGGCGATGCCCTCATCGGCTGGAAGATGGGCGGCTCGCGCGTCACCCCGGCCAACCCCACGCCCGATCCCTCGTTCGCCTACATGCTGGCATCCGACCGGTTCGAGCCGGGCTCGACGATCGATCCGGCCCGGTTTGTCGGGGGCGAAACGCAGGTCGAAGCCGAGATCGGTTTTATCATCGGGAGCGACATCCCGGGTCCGGAGGTCACGATGGAAACCCTCCGCGCCTCGGTGAAGGAAGTGACGGGCGCCATCGAACTGATCTCGGTGCGGATGCGCGCGATGAATGAGGCCGACGCCGCGCCGTCTACGAACCACATGATCGCGGACGCGCTCTCCAACGCCGGCGTGATCGTCGGCGATACGCGCGCGCCCGTCGATGTCCTGGATCTGGCCAAAGAGATGGCCCGCGCCGAGGTGAACGGCGAAATCATGTCCTCCGGCGCCGGCCGGCAGATCATGGGCACGACTCCCTGGGACGCCCTGCTCTGGCTGGCGAACGAACTGCCGAAACACGGCCACATGCTGCGTGCCGGCGAAGTGGTCATCACCGGCAGCATGATCGACAATCCGACCGTCGGCGCCGGCGACCGCGCCGAGGTCGTGTTCGAACACCTGGGCCGGATCGGGCTTTCGTTGACGCCGTGA
- a CDS encoding efflux RND transporter permease subunit — MKLPSLAIQNYPFTIVMVLLLTLLGIVSFATMPRAEDPAIQTPGTSVIVVFPGASPADLESLIVDPIEDAINELEDIRRVASTTKDGVATVVVEFYTNIDPDDAYDKVTLAVNGVRGEFPAGVLSVKTTRFSTADVLILQTALVSEFASYRILQENAEKLEKELERVGGVKRAEVWAYPETEVRVGLDLDKMREIGLPLNRVIQSIQANAQNIPGGSVDLGQRRYNIQTSGDYGSIDDIRNTIVHSMGDRIVYLKDIASVELGYEDATYRARYNGERAVFVTVVQREGTNIFDVMDGLKARIGAFERTLPEGIRVETAFDQSISVHERVNSFFGNLMQGVLLVGVVILLTLGGRASLIVVLAIPVSVMIAIGWVDLSGFGIQQMSIVGLVVALGLLVDNAIVVVENITRFRKMGLSGIDAAIKGTTEVGWPVVAATVTTVLSFLPIVLMESDSGQYIRSMPVTVIYALVASLLISLTLTPFLASRFLRAEDAGKRPPVLQRWIDRVVEGPYKRVLDVALRRPYLVLMLAFATFGGSIALFPLVGVSLFPKAEKPQFIVNIETPEGSNLDYTDAVTRDVERILDGRDEVAGYASNIGRDNPRFYYNVIPRGEKSNIAQLMVEATSLDAMPELIHGLKSAFTGIPGADIDILELENGPPVEAPIAIKVIGPEIDRLEELAGEVAAMMYATNGTDNIANPLSAPKTDLHVRINRDKAGLLGVPLVEIDRTVRAGLAGLPVATFRDAGGDDHAIILRLPLDGQPSMADFDRIHVSSFTGASIPLRQVADVELESAATRIDHYNLERNVTVTSFVQEGFSEFEVTDRLIDRLEAYAWPAGYRYFVAGKLESQQESFSGLTSALVIALLGILGVLVLQFRSFGQPLIIITAVPLAIIGSVPALLVTGFTFSFSAFIGLTSLVGIVVNNSIILVDFANQLVREGKTVEQAVRESGSTRFSPIVLTTLTTIGGLLPLTLTNSTMWSPMGWVIIGGLMASTVLTLVVVPVLYKLLTRG, encoded by the coding sequence ATGAAACTTCCATCGCTTGCCATACAGAATTACCCGTTCACGATCGTCATGGTGCTGCTCCTGACGCTCCTCGGGATCGTGAGCTTCGCGACCATGCCGCGCGCCGAGGATCCGGCCATCCAGACCCCGGGCACCAGCGTCATCGTCGTGTTCCCGGGCGCGAGTCCGGCCGACCTCGAAAGCCTGATCGTCGATCCCATCGAGGATGCGATCAATGAACTCGAAGACATCCGCCGCGTGGCGTCGACGACGAAAGACGGCGTCGCGACGGTTGTCGTCGAGTTCTACACCAACATCGATCCGGACGACGCCTACGACAAGGTGACGCTGGCCGTTAACGGCGTCCGCGGCGAATTCCCCGCCGGCGTGCTTTCCGTCAAGACGACCCGCTTCTCGACGGCGGATGTCCTCATCCTGCAAACGGCGCTGGTCTCGGAGTTTGCCAGCTATCGGATCCTGCAGGAGAACGCCGAGAAGCTCGAAAAAGAGCTGGAGCGGGTGGGCGGCGTGAAGCGCGCCGAAGTGTGGGCCTACCCGGAAACCGAGGTGCGGGTCGGGCTGGATCTGGACAAGATGCGCGAGATCGGGCTGCCGCTCAACCGGGTCATCCAGTCGATCCAGGCGAATGCCCAGAACATCCCGGGCGGCAGCGTCGATCTGGGCCAACGCCGGTACAACATCCAGACGAGCGGCGACTATGGATCGATCGACGATATCCGCAACACGATCGTGCACAGCATGGGCGACCGGATCGTGTACCTGAAGGACATCGCGTCGGTCGAGCTGGGGTACGAGGACGCCACCTACCGCGCCCGATACAATGGGGAGCGCGCGGTGTTCGTGACGGTGGTCCAGCGCGAGGGCACCAATATTTTCGACGTGATGGATGGGCTGAAGGCGCGGATCGGCGCGTTTGAGCGGACGTTGCCGGAGGGCATCCGGGTCGAGACCGCGTTCGACCAGTCGATCAGCGTGCACGAGCGGGTGAACAGCTTTTTCGGCAACCTGATGCAGGGGGTGCTGCTGGTCGGCGTCGTCATCCTGCTGACGCTGGGCGGCCGCGCTTCCCTCATCGTCGTGCTCGCGATCCCGGTCTCCGTGATGATCGCGATCGGCTGGGTGGATCTGAGCGGGTTCGGCATCCAGCAGATGAGCATCGTCGGCCTCGTCGTGGCGCTCGGGTTGCTGGTCGACAACGCCATCGTCGTGGTGGAAAACATCACCCGGTTCAGAAAGATGGGGCTCTCCGGCATCGACGCGGCCATCAAGGGGACGACGGAGGTGGGCTGGCCGGTTGTCGCCGCGACCGTGACGACGGTGCTGTCCTTTCTGCCGATCGTGCTGATGGAGAGCGACAGCGGGCAGTACATCCGGAGCATGCCGGTGACGGTGATTTATGCGCTGGTGGCCTCGCTGCTCATCTCGCTGACCCTCACGCCGTTCCTGGCGAGTCGTTTCCTCCGGGCGGAAGACGCCGGCAAGCGCCCGCCCGTCTTGCAGCGCTGGATCGACCGGGTGGTCGAGGGCCCGTACAAACGGGTGCTGGATGTCGCGCTGCGCCGGCCCTATCTGGTGCTCATGCTGGCGTTCGCCACCTTCGGCGGCAGCATCGCGCTGTTTCCGCTCGTGGGGGTCTCGCTGTTCCCCAAAGCCGAAAAGCCCCAGTTCATCGTCAATATCGAGACGCCCGAGGGCTCGAATCTCGATTACACCGACGCGGTGACGCGCGACGTGGAACGCATCCTCGACGGGCGCGACGAGGTGGCGGGGTACGCCTCGAACATCGGGCGGGACAACCCCCGGTTTTATTACAACGTGATCCCCCGCGGCGAGAAGAGCAACATCGCCCAGTTGATGGTGGAGGCGACCAGCCTCGACGCGATGCCGGAGCTGATTCACGGGCTGAAGTCGGCGTTCACGGGCATCCCGGGGGCGGACATCGACATCCTCGAGCTGGAGAACGGCCCGCCCGTCGAGGCGCCCATCGCGATCAAGGTCATCGGCCCGGAGATCGACCGGCTGGAAGAACTCGCCGGCGAGGTCGCGGCGATGATGTATGCGACGAACGGGACGGATAACATCGCAAATCCCCTGAGCGCGCCGAAAACGGATCTGCACGTCCGCATCAACCGCGACAAGGCGGGGCTCCTGGGGGTGCCGCTGGTAGAGATCGACCGCACGGTCCGCGCCGGCCTGGCGGGGCTGCCGGTCGCCACGTTCCGCGACGCCGGCGGCGACGACCACGCCATCATCCTGCGGCTGCCGCTTGACGGACAGCCGTCGATGGCCGACTTCGACCGGATCCATGTCAGCTCGTTCACCGGCGCCAGCATCCCGCTTCGCCAGGTGGCGGACGTCGAGCTGGAGTCGGCGGCCACGCGGATCGACCATTACAACCTCGAAAGGAATGTGACGGTGACGTCGTTCGTGCAGGAGGGTTTTTCGGAGTTCGAGGTGACGGATCGGCTGATCGATCGGCTGGAGGCGTACGCGTGGCCGGCGGGGTACCGGTACTTCGTGGCCGGCAAGCTGGAGTCGCAGCAGGAGAGTTTTTCGGGTCTTACCTCCGCGCTGGTCATCGCGCTGCTGGGCATCCTGGGTGTGCTGGTGCTGCAGTTCCGTTCGTTCGGGCAGCCCCTGATCATCATCACCGCGGTCCCGCTGGCCATCATCGGGTCGGTGCCGGCGCTGCTCGTGACGGGCTTTACGTTCAGCTTCTCGGCCTTCATCGGGTTGACGAGCCTCGTGGGCATCGTCGTCAACAATTCGATCATCCTGGTGGATTTTGCGAACCAGCTGGTCCGGGAGGGGAAAACGGTCGAGCAGGCTGTCCGTGAGTCCGGCTCGACGCGGTTCAGTCCGATCGTGCTTACGACGCTGACGACGATCGGCGGCCTGCTGCCGCTGACGCTGACCAACTCGACGATGTGGAGCCCGATGGGCTGGGTCATCATCGGCGGCCTGATGGCCTCGACGGTGCTCACGCTGGTCGTCGTGCCGGTGCTGTACAAGCTGCTGACGCGGGGATAG
- a CDS encoding efflux RND transporter periplasmic adaptor subunit encodes MKNDLNVPRTPATRRVLIALAFTPALVLLAISLVGCNRDAGAEQTAARVETLAVRTAPVVRETRPMPIYTSGRLAAKSEMKLSFKIGGIVDGIAVDEGARVRKGDLLARLNMAEIDAQVLQAERGLEKAQRDLERVEALYADSVATLEQVQDARTGAEIAAANHRIAAFNRQHAVIVAPATGRILRRLGEPNELVQAGQPLFLFAADERGWIVRMGLADRDIVKLSLADSAHLVFDAYPDVTFAGYVTEIADAADPLSGTFEVEVAVADPARKLKSGFIGRATLYPSLTEAYDFVPVEALVEGDGDEGIVFGIDGEQRARKLVVRIGRMMDRDVAVAEGLEGVETVITEGAGFLGDGDAVRIVE; translated from the coding sequence ATGAAAAACGACCTCAACGTACCTCGAACCCCGGCGACGCGTCGCGTGCTGATCGCCCTCGCCTTCACGCCGGCCCTGGTGTTGCTCGCCATCAGCCTGGTGGGCTGCAACCGCGACGCCGGCGCCGAGCAGACGGCGGCCCGCGTCGAGACGCTGGCCGTGCGGACCGCCCCCGTCGTCCGCGAGACGCGCCCCATGCCGATCTACACGAGCGGCCGGCTGGCGGCCAAAAGCGAGATGAAGCTGTCCTTCAAGATCGGCGGCATCGTCGACGGGATCGCGGTCGACGAAGGGGCGCGCGTCCGGAAAGGGGATCTGCTGGCGCGGCTGAACATGGCCGAGATCGATGCCCAGGTCTTGCAGGCCGAGCGGGGGCTGGAGAAGGCGCAGCGGGATCTGGAGCGCGTAGAGGCGCTCTATGCGGACTCCGTCGCCACGCTCGAGCAGGTTCAGGATGCCCGGACGGGCGCCGAGATCGCGGCGGCGAACCACCGGATCGCCGCCTTCAACCGGCAGCACGCCGTCATCGTGGCGCCGGCCACGGGGCGGATCCTCCGCCGGCTCGGGGAGCCGAACGAACTCGTCCAGGCCGGCCAGCCGCTGTTTCTCTTCGCCGCCGACGAGCGGGGATGGATCGTCCGCATGGGGCTGGCCGACCGGGACATCGTGAAGCTGAGCCTGGCGGATTCGGCCCACCTGGTGTTTGACGCCTATCCGGACGTCACCTTCGCCGGGTACGTCACCGAGATCGCCGACGCCGCCGATCCGCTGAGCGGCACCTTCGAGGTGGAAGTCGCCGTGGCCGACCCCGCGCGCAAGCTGAAATCGGGCTTTATCGGGCGCGCCACGCTGTATCCCTCGCTGACGGAGGCCTACGACTTTGTGCCGGTGGAAGCGCTGGTCGAGGGCGATGGCGACGAAGGGATCGTATTCGGCATCGACGGGGAGCAACGGGCCCGCAAGCTGGTCGTCCGCATCGGGCGGATGATGGATCGGGATGTCGCCGTGGCGGAGGGCCTGGAGGGGGTGGAGACCGTGATCACCGAGGGAGCCGGCTTCCTCGGCGACGGTGACGCCGTCCGCATCGTCGAATAA